DNA sequence from the Actinacidiphila yeochonensis CN732 genome:
AGATCACCAGCGAGCCGAGCACCACGGTGAACGCCACGGCGGTAAACAGAATCGTCTTGAGCCAGACACGGGTGGCGGGCTGCTGGGCGTAGTCGTTGATGACCGTCCGCAGGCCGTTGCCGCCGTGCAGCATCGCCAGCCAGAGCATCGCCAGGTCCCAGAACTGCCAGAACGGCGAGGCCCAGCGGCCCGCGACGAACGCGAAGCCGACCTTGGTGACGCCGCCGTCGAGCACCAGCTGGATGATCAGGTGGCCGATGACGAGCACCACCAGCACCACGCCGGAGAGCCGCATGAACAGCCAGCCCCACAGCTCGAAGTTGGTGCGGGTGGCGCGGGGGGTGCGCTGGGTGCGGGCCCGCGGGGGCTCGATCACCGGCGCCGGGTTGTCGGGGCTGTAGGAGACGCTGGAGCCGGTCAGCTCGACGGCGTCCTGGGGGGTGACCTCTGTTGCCATGTGTCGTCAGCTCCCGAACAGCACTCGTGCGGCGTGGCCCAGGACGGGGTAGATCGCGCCCAGCATGAGCACGATCCACAGCCCCATGACGCCCCAGAACATCTGCTTCTGGTAGCGCGGGCCCTGGGTCCAGTAGTCGACGGCGATGATGCGCAGGCCGTTCAGCGCGTGGAAGAGGATCGCGGCCACCAGGCCGTACTCCAGCAGGCTGACGATCGGCGTCTTGTAGGTGGACACGACCTTGTCGTAGTCCTCGGGGGAGACCCGCACGAGGGCGGTGTCGAGGACGTGGACGAACAGGAAGAAGAAGATGAGGACCCCGGTGACTCGGTGAGCCACCCAGGACCACATGCCTTCCCGGCCGCGGTACAGCGTTCCAGCCGGCACGGAAACAAACCCTCCGGGAGCGGGACGAGGGCTGCCGGCTTCGTGTCGGTCACGCCCGGCCGGGTACGGTCCACCGGCCCCGGCTATCGTAGCGACGCGGGATCGGCGCAGTACGGCGGGGTAGCCCTGTCGTGTTCGATCCCGCACGGTCGGGTGAACCTGGACGCCCGGCCAGCCGCAGCAGCCGGCCCCGGCACAGGCCGCGCAACTGCTCGGCCGCCACCATCGACTCGGTGTCCTGGTCGTGGCCGAGCCGGGCCCGCAGGCTGGTCAGGGTCTGGTCCAGGACGGCCGTGGGGTCGGTCTCGTCCAGGGAGATGACGAAGGCGTGGCCGAACCTCGCCTCGTAGGCGGCGTGCGCGGCGCGCAGGGCGGTGTGCACGGCCAGGTTGCCCGGGTCCGGGAAGGCGGCGGCGATCTCCCCGGCGAGCGCCTCGGCGAGGTCGTCGGGCGCCAGGTCGTAGGCCGCCTCCTCGGCCGCCGCGAGCAGTGCGTCGATGGTGGGGTAGGGGCGGTGGGCGGCCACCCGGCGGGCCCAGCGCCGCGAGCCGCAGCACTCCAGCAGGGCGGCTACGGCGTCCGCGGTGGCGGCGCTGTTGAGCCTTTCGAGCGGGGTCGGGCCCTCGGGCGGCGTGTCGCTGGTCAGTGGGACTCCTGGATCAGCGGGTTCGGGGGACGGTGAGCGGGGATGGACGATACGTGGAGGCCGGACGCCGGCCGCCGGCCGGCGGTGAGCTGTCCGCCCGGGGCGGTGCGTGTGGCTGAGTGCGTGTGGCTGCGTGGGTGTGGCGGTGCGTGCGGGCGTGTCGCTGTGGCCGGGCCGCGGCGGGCTCGGCCGTACGGGTGCGGCGGGCGCGGAGTGGGTCGCGCCGGTGCCGGGCGCCGTCGGGCGGGGCTGCGGGGCCGAGCGGAGTGGGGCGACACGGTTCGGCGCGGGGCGCCTCGGGTCGCTCCCGGGCCGGCGGATGGCCCCGGGGGTGCGCGCAGCCACTGTAAGGCGCGGCATGGGCCGACTCGCGTGCAGAGGGGCGGAATTCACCCGTTCGGGGTGAAGGGTTCGACGCCGGAACGGTGACGGGGGTTCGATGTGGCGTCGGCGGGACGGCGGTTGGCCCTCGGCCGGTTGTCGGCGGGCGCCCGCAGCGGTGGGCACGCACCCGCGGACGATCGGTGGACGTCGACACCCGTAGGGACGCGGCCGGGCGTGGGAGGTGAGACCGACTCTTTGTCAGTTCGACCTGGAACCCTGTCTGTTCGGTGCCGGGCAGGGCGGAAGGCGGCGGCCGGGGGCCGCCTCCCCCCACAGGAGCGTCCCCGGCCGCCGACTTGTACAGCGTTCCGCGGTCCGAAAGTGTCACCGGCGGTCATGGGGCAGGATGGGACGCGACGCCGGGGGAGGCGTGAGCGGGAGGCGGCGCGGCCTTACGGAGGGCCGGGCCGCGCGGGGCCGACGACCCGAGTCGCGGGGTCGCGGTGGCAGGGGAAGCGAGGGGGTGGCGCCAGAGGTGGACCTGGAGACCGCGGTCAGGGCGGCGCAGGACGGGGACGAGGACGCCTTCCGGGTCGTCTACCGGTCCGTGCAGCCGCAACTGCTCCAGTACGTGCGGAGCCTGGTGGGACCCGGTGACGCGGAGGACGTCGCCTCGGAGGCGTGGCTCCAGATAGCCCGGGACCTGCCGAACTTTCGGGGGGACGGGGACGCGGTCCGCGGCTGGGCCGCCCGGATAGCCCGCAACCGAGCGCTCGACCACATACGGGCCCGCAGCCGGCGGCCGCTCCCCGGCGGGGGCGTCGACGAGCTGCTCGGCCTGCCCGACCGGGCGGACACCGCCGACGAGGCGCTCGACGCCGTGGCGACCGACCGGGCGCTGGCGGCCATAGCCGCCCTGCCGCGCGAGCAGGCGGAGGCGGTGCTGCTCCGGGTGGTGATGGGCCTGGACTCCACGAGCGCGGCCCGGGTGCTGGGCAAGCGGCCCGGCTCGGTGCGTATGGCCACCCACCGGGGCCTGCGGCGGCTGGCCGAGCAGTTGGCGCAGTGGCCGTCCTCGGAGACGGCGCCCGGGGCGCCGCCGACGGCGCCCGCCGCGTCGGTGGTGGCGGCGTCGGCGGTGGTGCCGGCCGCCCGGCGCGGCGGCGGAAAGGCGGTCCGGGCGGGTGCCGGGGTCGCCGGTCGGCGCGGCAGGGGGCGGAGCGGGGCGAAGGCGAGGAAGAGGCCGTGCGGGGCGGCGAGGTGGCGCTTTCCGCGACCGAAGTGGCGCTTTCGGCGTCCGAGGTGACGCTTTCGGCGTCCGAGGTGACGCTTTCCGGGTCCGAGGCGCTGTGAGGAAGTGACATGAGTGACAAGGGACGACGCGACGGAACGCGGCCCGGACCGTTCGGGCCGCCGCCGGGCCTGCCCGGAGGGCGCCTGCCGGGCCGGGCGCCCCGTGCCCGCTGGCTCACCGCCCGGACCGCCGAACGCCTGGTGACGGGCGAACAGGTCCGGCTGGCGGACGCCGCCGCCGCCGACACGGCCGTGCGCCTGGCGTGGCTGCTCGCCGCGGCCGGCGGCCGCCGGCCCACCCCCGGCGCCTGGCAACCGGTGGAGGGCTCGACCGACGGCGGACGTGGCGGACAGGGCGGACACGGCGGATACGGCGCGGCTGTGCCCGCCGTGGACCCGGTCCGGGAGGAGGCGGCGCTGGCGGCGTTCCGCGCCGCGCGCGCGGCCGCGTCCCCGGCGCCGGCCAGGCGTGCGGGCCGGACGGCCCGGGCCGGGCGCGGCGGCCCGTGGGCCCTGGGCTGGCTCCGAACCGACCGGAACCGGACGGAGTCCGGGGTCGCCGTCCGCGCCCCGCGCGCCCGTGGCCTGGACGCCCGTGGCCTGGACGCTCGCGGCGCCGAATCCGAAGCCGGGGCCGAGTTTGGTCCCGGCCAGGGGGCCGGGCGGCGCGGCCCGCGGCCCTCGTTCGCCGCGATGGCCTCGGTGGTCGCCCTCAGCGGCATCGCCGTGGCGGTCGCCGCCGCCACCGGACGGGCCGGGCTGCCCGGTCCCGGCGGCGGCATGGTGCCCGCCGACAGCGGCCGCCCCGGGGTGCACGCCACCACCGCGGCGTCAGCCGGGGTGAGCGGCGGACCGGCCACCCCGGCCGTTCCCCCGACGCGGTCCAGGGAGTCGAACCCCGGCGGCTACCCGACCCCGTCCGCGGCCTTGTCCCCGACCGCCTCCCTCGCGGACGGGGGCCGGACCGCGTGTGCTCCGCCCCCGGAAGGCCGCTCCGCGACCCGCGCACCGGCCGGCTGCTGCGCGTCCGCCAGGTCCTGCGACCACCGGTCGGACGGCCGGGACCGGACCGGCGACGGTTCGCGGCACCACGACGGCTGGGACACCAGGACCTACGGCGACGGCGTGCCGGGGCGCGGGCCGAGCGGCGGCATCTCGTCGGGCGCCCCGCAGAGCGGCGGCGAGGACGGGAAGGACGGGGCGGACGACGTCGGCGGGGTACGGAGCGGGTCCATGCTGGTCGGCGGCGGATCGGACGGCAGGACCGGGTCCGGGCGGGACCGCCGCGACGGCGGCGCGAAGGGCGGCCCGGACCGTGGTGGGCAGGACCGTGGTGGGCAGGACCGTGGCAGGCCGGACAGCGGCAGACAGGACGGCGGGCGCGGCGGCCGCGGGCACGGCACGGCAAGCACCAAGGGCGGCGGCTTCACGGGCAACCGGAGTGGCTGCCCGGAAGGCGCCGACGCGGCGCGTACCGGCCGGGGCACGGCCGGAGCCTCGACACCGTCCTCACCGGCCTCCCTCGGTTCCACCAGGACGCGCTGACCAGATCCGGTCGTCCCTGACCGATCTTGACTGATTCCGACCCGAAAAGACCGGAGCGGTCCCGAACTCCGGACAGGACGTCAACTCCCCCGTATGCGGGCGTGACAGCGGCACCAGACGGCTCGTACGCTCCGCCGAAGGCGGAGCGGCGGGCGGCGGGCGGCGGGCGGCGAGCCGGGCGGTCGACGAACCGCCAGGCTCCCGGCGGTGTTCGCAGCCCAGGCGTCGGGCCCCGCCACGCCCGTGCGGAACACCCGTGCTCCGGTCGGCCCAGGCGGCTCCGGTGGCCCTGGGCGGGCCCGGTGGCCCCGGCGGCCCGGCGGCCTCGACGTCTCGGTCGGTGCGGCCGTCCCGGCATCCCTCGTCCGGCGTAGCAGCCGCATCCGCGGTGTCCCCCGTTCGACGTAGCCGCCCTACCCGCCGCGTCTGCTCCCTCGCGCGGTGTCCTGGCCCGGCCTCCGTACAACGCCGCCACAGCCGTGAAGTCCGCTTCGGCGGGGCGCGGTTGGCAGCCGGATTCCGGGACGGGGTGACACTTCCACGGCTCGGCGCGCTGTAAGGAGTAGGCCGACTGGTCATCGGCCCGGTGGACGCCGGTTCTCCCCGTATCGGCGTCCGCGGCACAGAGCGCGGCCGGGTGCTTTTCCCCCTGCCCGGCCGCGCTCGCCGCCCGCCGCGCCGAGCGGCCGACCCGCGTACCGGGCTCTCCGGTCACCGCTCCGCGATCACCGCCCACCGGGCACCGTCCGGGCGCTGTGAGGAACGTCCCAACCCCTGCCGCGACCCGCGCGCCGCCGCCCGCCACTACAGTTCGTGGCGGTTCCGTGGCGCTGCCGTGAGCGGCGGCGTCAGAGCAATCGAGCAGCAACCGAATGGAGGCGTGCGCGATGACGCGTGAATCGGAGTCCGGCCTGCCGATCGATCCGGTCTACGGGCCCGGGGCGCTGGACGGCTGGGAACCGGCCGAGCGGCTCGGCGAACCGGGAGAGTACCCCTTCACCCGCGGCGTGTACGCGTCGATGTACACCGGCCGGCCCTGGACCATGCGGCAGTACGCCGGGTTCGGCACGGCGACGGAGTCCAACGCCCGCTACCAGCAGCTGATCGCCAACGGCACCACGGGCCTGTCGGTCGCCTTCGACCTGCCCACCCAGATGGGCCACGACTCGGACGCGGCCATCGCGCACGGCGAGGTGGGAAAGGTCGGCGTGGCCGTCGACTCGCTGGAGGACATGCGGGTGCTGCTGCGCGACATCCCGCTGGACCGGGTGTCCACCTCGATGACGATCAACGCCCCCGCCGCGCTGCTGCTCCTGCTCTACCAACTGGTCGGTGAGGAGCAGGGCGTGACCGCCGACCAGCTCACCGGCACGATCCAGAACGACGTGCTGAAGGAGTACATCGCCCGCGGCACGTACATCTTCCCGCCCAAGCCGTCGCTGCGGCTGATCTCCGACATCTTCGCGTACTGCCGAACCGAGATCCCCCGGTGGAACACCATCTCCATCTCCGGCTACCACATGGCGGAGGCCGGCGCCTCGCCCGTGCAGGAGATCGCGTTCACCCTGGCCGACGGCATCGAGTACGTGCGTACCGCCATCGCCGCGGGCATGGACGTGGACGACTTCGCGCCGAGGCTGTCGTTCTTCTTCGTCTCCCGCACCACGCTGCTGGAGGAGGTCGCCAAGTTCCGTGCCGCCCGCCGCATCTGGGCCCGGGTGATGCGGGACGAGTTCGGGGCGAAGAAGCCCAAGTCGCAGATGCTGCGCTTCCACACGCAGACCGCAGGGGTGCAGCTCACCGCGCAGCAGCCCGAGGTGAACCTGGTACGGGTGGCGGTGCAGGGCCTGGCGGCGGTGCTGGGCGGCACCCAGTCGCTGCACACCAACTCCTTCGACGAGGCCATCGCGCTGCCCACCGACAAGTCCGCCCGGCTGGCGCTGCGCACCCAGCAGGTGCTGGCGTACGAGACGGACGTCACCGCCACCGTCGACCCGTTCGCCGGCTCCTACGTGGTGGAGCGGATGACCGACGAGATCGAGGCCGCGACGGTCGAACTGATGGAGAAGGTCGAGGGGTTGGGCGGCGCGGTCAGCGCGATCGAGAAGGGCTTCCAGAAGTCCGAGATCGAGCAGAACGCCTACCGCATCGCGCTGGAGACCGACGCGGGCGAGCGGACCGTCGTCGGCGTCAACCGGTTCAAGCTCGACGAGGAGGAGCCCTACGAGCCGCTGCGCGTCGACCCCGCGATCGAGGCCCAGCAGGCCGAGCGGCTGGCCCGGCTGCGCGCCGGCCGTGACCAGGACGCGGTCGACGCCGCGCTGGCCGCCCTGCGGAAGGCCGCCGCGGGCAGCGACAACGTCCTCTACCCGATGAAGGACGCGCTGCGGGCGCTGGCGACCGTCGGCGAGGTCTGCGACGCCCTGCGCGAGGTGTGGGGCACCTACGTGCCGGCCGACGCCTTCTGACCCGCGCGTCCGGCCGCCGGCTCCCTCAGCGGGTGGCGAAGGCGAGGACGCGCGGGCCGAGCAGCGACTCGACGCGGTCCAGCAGGGCGAGGGCGGACTCGGCGACCGCCGCCGGGGGGAGGTCGGCGCGGCTGAGCTCGCCGATCTCCCGGAAGAGCTGCTCCTGCACCCAGCCCAGTTGGGAGGCGACCAGACGCGCCGTCGGGTCGTGCGGCGGCGCGCCCGTCTCGGCGGCCAGCGTGGCGGCGAGTGCGTCGACCATCGACCGTTCGATCGCGTCCAGCCGCGCGGCCAGCGTCGGTTCGGCCCGGACCATCTCCAGGAACCTGCCGAAGCCCCGGGTCAGCCCGACCATCCGGTCCCCGTCGCGCAACTCCCGCCGGAGGGTGTCGAGTACGGCGTCGGTGGCGGACTGCCCGGCCGGGCGGTCCCGCACCATCTGCACCATCCGCTCCGCCGAGACCTCCTCCGGGTAGAAGACGAGGTCCTCCTTGGAGGGGAAGTACGTGTAGACGCTGTTGACCGACACCTCGGCGGTACGGGCGACTTCGGCGATCGTCACCTGGGCGAAACCGCGTTCGAGGAAGAGCCGGGTGGCGACCTCGGCGATGTGCCGGCGGGTGCGCCGCCGCTTCTCGTCACGCAGACCGACGGCGAGGATCTCCTCCGCGCGCGTCGACTCCCGCACACGTCCCCGGGTGATTTCGCTCACGGGTCCATCGTAGGACAGCGCGGGCCGGCCGCTCGGCCTGCCCGCGCCTGCCCTGCGCTGTGGACTCAACGCCTCACCGGAACGGGCGCCTTGTTCAGCAGCCGCTTCAGCCGGGGCCCGAACGGCTTCTCGATCAGCCGGTGGATGGCGTAGGCGAGCAGCAGCATCAGCACCACCGTGGTCGCGAAGACCGCGGTCGGCGGCAGGCTGGTGTGCTCGTTCAGCTTGCCGATCACCACCCAGCCCAGGTGCTCGTGCACCAGGTAGAACGGGTAGGTGAGCGCGCCCGCGACGGACAGCCAGCGCCACCGCAGGTTGGCGATCGGCGGCACCAGGGTCACCGCGATCACCGCGAGCATGCCCAGGGTGAGCACCACCAGGACCATCAGCACCGAGCGGTGGTGGAAGACCGTCAGGTTCTTCGGCGCCACCAGGGCCTTGACCTCCTCGCGCTGCCCGAGCAGGAACGCGCCGAGGACGACGCCCCAGGAGAGCGCGTCGTGGCCGAAGCGGCGGATCAGGTAGAGGCCCATGCCGGCCACGAAGAACGGGGCGTACTCGGGCATCAGCGCGAGCTTGAGGAAGCTCTCACCGGAGGACTCGGCGTACAGCGCGGCCACCGACCACACGGTGCAGAAGACCAGCACCCGGCGGCGCGACGCGCCCGGCCAGATCACGCACAGCGCGAAGAGGAGGTAGAAGCGCATCTCGGCCCAGAGCGTCCAGCACACGCCGAGCACCCGCTGGGCGCCGGCCGGCATCTGGAACATGGTGAAGTTCACCAGCAGGTCGGTGGGCGGCACGCGCTTGAGGCCCACGATGGCGAACGCCACGGTGATGATGACCAGGGCCGTCCAGTACGCGGGGTAGAGCCGGGTGATGCGGGAGATCGCGAATTCCTTGACGGTGCGGCCCCAGCCGCTCATCGATATGACGAATCCGCTGATCACGAAGAATATCTGGACGCCGAGCGGGCCGTAGGAGAACGCCCCGGCCAGGTGCGGGAAGACGTGGTTGGGGTCGCGGCCCCAGGCGGTGGAGATGTCACCGCCGCGCCCGCCGTAGTGGTAGGCGCACACCATCAGGGCGGCGACCATGCGCAGCCCGTCCAGGGCGCGCAGCCGGTTGCCGGCGCGCTCGCGGGGCGGTGCGGGTGCGGGCGCCGGCACCGCCGGCGGGAGGGCGTCCGGTGTGCCGGCCGAGGGCGCGGTACCGGGGAGTGCCGGGCCGCTGGGCCCGGCGGAGTCGTCTGCGGATGCGGGTAGGTGAAGGGTCATCCCAGAGCATTCTTGAGGGCGCGTGCGCGACGGGCGACACGGCGGACGGTCGGGTTGCGGGGGACGAACGCGAGCCGGGTGGGCACCCCGCCTGGCAGACCGAGTGAGGTCAGGCGGCGGCGCTTGAAGTAGGGGAGGGTGGAGGCGTCGAGGTGGGCGTCGAGCCACGCCGCGGCCTCGTCGCGCAGCCCCGGGTAGGCGCGGGCCTGCATGCAGAAGCCGACCGCGCGCACCAGCGGCGCGAGGTCGCGGGCGACCTCCTCGGGTGTGGGCGACGTCCAGGCGCGGACCGCGGCGGCGTCGGCGACGTCGGGCAGCAGCGCGTGCACCAGCGTGACCGGGATCCGGTTGCTGTTCTGGTAGGGCGCGAGCCGGTCCAGCAGCAGCCGGGTGCCGGTGCGGGCGACGGGGATGCCGTAGAGGACCGAGGCGGTCAGCAGCGCGGTGGAGAAGCAGCCCACCACCAGGGCCGGGCGGGCCCGCTGGTAGACGGCCTCGGCGAGGACGGGGGTGTGCAGCACGGTGAGTTCGGCACCCAGCCGCTCGGCCTCGGCCCGCAGCGGCTCGGTCCACTCGGCGGGCGCTGTCGGGTGCGGCTTGAAGACGATCCGGCGGTGGCCCAGGGCGGCGGCGCCGCGCACCATCGACAGGTGCAGCTCCTCTTCCTCCTCGGCGGTCAGGATGCCCAGCGCCGACAGGTACTGGCCCAGCAGCAGCGCGGCGTCCTCCGGCAGCGAGGCGAGGTCGTCGCCGCCGGCGTCACCCGCCGCCTCGGCCACCTCGGCGAGCACCTTGGTGAACTGCTCGCTGGGCACGACCTTCGAGGGCACCCCGTGCTCGGACAGCAGCAGCGGCGTCAGTCCGGGCACCAGGTCGAGGTGGAGCAGCCGGTCGATGCGGGTGTCCACCAGCAGGCCGATCTTGTTGCGGGTGGGCCCGTAGGACATCAGGCCGTCGGCGTAGACGGTGATGGGGGCGCCGACGAAGACCTGCGCGAAGGAGAGGGCGGGGGCGACCTGGATGGACTCCACGACCAGTTCCAGGTCGTCGTCGCCGAGGTCCCACAGCTGCCGGAAGTACCGCTCCCACAGGGGGATGTCGTCCGGGCGCGGCGACCAGCCGGAGGGGTGCATCGGGCTGATCGCGTCGTTCCACG
Encoded proteins:
- a CDS encoding succinate dehydrogenase hydrophobic membrane anchor subunit, coding for MATEVTPQDAVELTGSSVSYSPDNPAPVIEPPRARTQRTPRATRTNFELWGWLFMRLSGVVLVVLVIGHLIIQLVLDGGVTKVGFAFVAGRWASPFWQFWDLAMLWLAMLHGGNGLRTVINDYAQQPATRVWLKTILFTAVAFTVVLGSLVIFTFDPNIR
- the sdhC gene encoding succinate dehydrogenase, cytochrome b556 subunit — protein: MPAGTLYRGREGMWSWVAHRVTGVLIFFFLFVHVLDTALVRVSPEDYDKVVSTYKTPIVSLLEYGLVAAILFHALNGLRIIAVDYWTQGPRYQKQMFWGVMGLWIVLMLGAIYPVLGHAARVLFGS
- a CDS encoding 2-oxo-4-hydroxy-4-carboxy-5-ureidoimidazoline decarboxylase — its product is MTSDTPPEGPTPLERLNSAATADAVAALLECCGSRRWARRVAAHRPYPTIDALLAAAEEAAYDLAPDDLAEALAGEIAAAFPDPGNLAVHTALRAAHAAYEARFGHAFVISLDETDPTAVLDQTLTSLRARLGHDQDTESMVAAEQLRGLCRGRLLRLAGRPGSPDRAGSNTTGLPRRTAPIPRRYDSRGRWTVPGRA
- a CDS encoding RNA polymerase sigma factor; the encoded protein is MAPEVDLETAVRAAQDGDEDAFRVVYRSVQPQLLQYVRSLVGPGDAEDVASEAWLQIARDLPNFRGDGDAVRGWAARIARNRALDHIRARSRRPLPGGGVDELLGLPDRADTADEALDAVATDRALAAIAALPREQAEAVLLRVVMGLDSTSAARVLGKRPGSVRMATHRGLRRLAEQLAQWPSSETAPGAPPTAPAASVVAASAVVPAARRGGGKAVRAGAGVAGRRGRGRSGAKARKRPCGAARWRFPRPKWRFRRPR
- a CDS encoding acyl-CoA mutase large subunit family protein; translated protein: MTRESESGLPIDPVYGPGALDGWEPAERLGEPGEYPFTRGVYASMYTGRPWTMRQYAGFGTATESNARYQQLIANGTTGLSVAFDLPTQMGHDSDAAIAHGEVGKVGVAVDSLEDMRVLLRDIPLDRVSTSMTINAPAALLLLLYQLVGEEQGVTADQLTGTIQNDVLKEYIARGTYIFPPKPSLRLISDIFAYCRTEIPRWNTISISGYHMAEAGASPVQEIAFTLADGIEYVRTAIAAGMDVDDFAPRLSFFFVSRTTLLEEVAKFRAARRIWARVMRDEFGAKKPKSQMLRFHTQTAGVQLTAQQPEVNLVRVAVQGLAAVLGGTQSLHTNSFDEAIALPTDKSARLALRTQQVLAYETDVTATVDPFAGSYVVERMTDEIEAATVELMEKVEGLGGAVSAIEKGFQKSEIEQNAYRIALETDAGERTVVGVNRFKLDEEEPYEPLRVDPAIEAQQAERLARLRAGRDQDAVDAALAALRKAAAGSDNVLYPMKDALRALATVGEVCDALREVWGTYVPADAF
- a CDS encoding TetR/AcrR family transcriptional regulator, whose translation is MSEITRGRVRESTRAEEILAVGLRDEKRRRTRRHIAEVATRLFLERGFAQVTIAEVARTAEVSVNSVYTYFPSKEDLVFYPEEVSAERMVQMVRDRPAGQSATDAVLDTLRRELRDGDRMVGLTRGFGRFLEMVRAEPTLAARLDAIERSMVDALAATLAAETGAPPHDPTARLVASQLGWVQEQLFREIGELSRADLPPAAVAESALALLDRVESLLGPRVLAFATR
- a CDS encoding acyltransferase family protein; the protein is MTLHLPASADDSAGPSGPALPGTAPSAGTPDALPPAVPAPAPAPPRERAGNRLRALDGLRMVAALMVCAYHYGGRGGDISTAWGRDPNHVFPHLAGAFSYGPLGVQIFFVISGFVISMSGWGRTVKEFAISRITRLYPAYWTALVIITVAFAIVGLKRVPPTDLLVNFTMFQMPAGAQRVLGVCWTLWAEMRFYLLFALCVIWPGASRRRVLVFCTVWSVAALYAESSGESFLKLALMPEYAPFFVAGMGLYLIRRFGHDALSWGVVLGAFLLGQREEVKALVAPKNLTVFHHRSVLMVLVVLTLGMLAVIAVTLVPPIANLRWRWLSVAGALTYPFYLVHEHLGWVVIGKLNEHTSLPPTAVFATTVVLMLLLAYAIHRLIEKPFGPRLKRLLNKAPVPVRR
- a CDS encoding alpha-2,8-polysialyltransferase family protein, which gives rise to MARTQLFLASTLYGIATLAAALDAGSLPAADRRLLVVSNNAGVPETHQPVSEAPGFAPLRGRFDRVLSWNDAISPMHPSGWSPRPDDIPLWERYFRQLWDLGDDDLELVVESIQVAPALSFAQVFVGAPITVYADGLMSYGPTRNKIGLLVDTRIDRLLHLDLVPGLTPLLLSEHGVPSKVVPSEQFTKVLAEVAEAAGDAGGDDLASLPEDAALLLGQYLSALGILTAEEEEELHLSMVRGAAALGHRRIVFKPHPTAPAEWTEPLRAEAERLGAELTVLHTPVLAEAVYQRARPALVVGCFSTALLTASVLYGIPVARTGTRLLLDRLAPYQNSNRIPVTLVHALLPDVADAAAVRAWTSPTPEEVARDLAPLVRAVGFCMQARAYPGLRDEAAAWLDAHLDASTLPYFKRRRLTSLGLPGGVPTRLAFVPRNPTVRRVARRARALKNALG